Below is a genomic region from Kogia breviceps isolate mKogBre1 chromosome 16, mKogBre1 haplotype 1, whole genome shotgun sequence.
ACTTGGACTTCCTTGGACTCGGTCGCTGGGGTGCAGGAGGAGAAGGCTGTGCAGTTTcttctctgtcccctccctcctcGGGCCGTCCTCTCGTCTGTGCTGTCCTTCCCTGACGTCTCTTGATTGAATCCGTTGAGTGGGATGCCGTTTTTTCTAGGACTCTGACTCAGGCGCAGCTCTAACATTTGTGGGATCCAGCGTAAGAATACAAttagaggggcttcccaggtggcgcagtggttgagagtccgcctgccgatgcgggggacgcgggttcgagccccggtccgggaggatcccacgtgccgcggagcatctgggcccgtgagccacaactactgggcctgcacgtctggagcctgtgctccgcaatgagaggccacgatagtgagaggcccgcgcaccgcgatgaagactggcccccgctcgccacaactggagaaagccctcgcacagaaacgaaggcccaacacagccaaaaataaataaatcaattaaaaaatatatatatttatatttttaaaagaatacaattaGAGGCCTACAAGTTCTAagtatttaaaagttataattctgggagttccctggtggcctagtggttaggattctgggcctTCACTgatgtggcctgggttcaatccctggtcagggaactgagatcttgTAAGACGTGTGGTGCAGCCCAGAAAAAACAGTTATAATTCTGACTAACAGACTGTTTACTAAGATACGTTCTGTTTCCCTACTCTGAGAAAATACCTTCCTAATGATTTGGAGGTCAGACACAAACTTAGAACTCCCAGATGTTTTAGAGCTCCCCGTGGAACATGACAGCCCTGGGAGAGCTGGCCCTCACCCCCCCGTCCCCAGCCTGCAGGCTGCAGCCACCCACATTGTAGTCTACCCCTTGCTCTGCTCAGAAAGGGTCATTTACACGTGGACACATGTAGACACCCTGCCCTGCAATTCCAAGGTTGGGCCAGACCCTCCTGTGAAGAGTCACCCTTTGGCTACCCCTTTGGTGTATAGGAGAGCACACTGGGGTCACAGGCGGCCCTCCGGAGAATGGGTCTGAGGGAGAGGATCAACAAGGCAGTCACCGGATAGGAGCTGCTCAGCTGGGAGTTACGGGGACCCACGTACCCAGAGTGTAGCCTAGAAGGGGGGAGTGTTGTGGGCTCCCAGGGGGCATATCGCCTGGCCCTGAGGTCTCCTCTCCCCTTGGGGTTCGGGGCAGCTCCAGAGAAAGCCCTCTACAGCACCAGGCCCCGGGCAGGGGCTCCCTTGCTTGAATTAATAAGCTCTTCCTAACGCAGACCTTACCAATTCAAAAGGAGTTCTGTGCAGAAAAAGGGTTGTAGAATATCCTGAAGAATCAAACACTGATTGTACACAGATAGGAGTTGGTACAGATCATAGATTCATTCTATTTCTTAAGCAAATCAAACTCACCTTGTTCAGTAGAACGAACCACTTTTGATATCATGGACCGTAGAACAGAGAGTGGTACGACAGTGAAAAGGAATGGCAGCCTGACTGTGAGAGGAATAGTCGGAAATTACTGGCTGAACGAGCAAACGCAGGGTCCGTTTTACGGGTGGAACACTTAGTCTCGAAATACTTAACTTCCTCTAAGCATCTTAACTCACTGCATCTAACGGCTGAATTAATTAATGGTAGAATTCTGTTTAATGAATTAAGATAGACTACAGACAGGTCAGTTTGAGATAACTCTCAAGTTTAAGTTTACTCTTAAATTCTTATTCTAGTGCAGAGGACAAGAGTTCATGGAAGTTACAGGTCCAGATCTATATAATCTGCCACTTGAAATTGATGTTTTCCTAGTTATTGTAGTAACGCCATGTTTAGCAGGTTGCGACTGTcaataaattttttgttttctgtttttgctctTCCACACTTGGCATTCTCATCgttaaaattcttttattctaTTGATCTACTTATTGGTAAATTGGTTCCTTCTCGCTTGTTCATCTTTGTGGCCGAATAATTTCACAAACACAAGTTGCCTCTGCTCTTAAATTATGACCCTTAATAGTAGCATTTTTAGTTATATGACAAAATGGTAAGATATGACATTTGCAGACCACTTTAAAGTTTTCAACATGTTTTCACATACATTAACTTACTTGGCGTTGGCAACTCCAAGGGAAACAGGGAGGGAGAACTGACGTTTACTGAACCCTCGGCATTGCGCTAAGTGATTTACAGTTATCTCTTCTAATATTCGTTCTAACCCTCTGAATTAGGTACCACTgtgcccattttagagatgaaaaaacacGGGCTCAGAGTAGTTCAGGAACTTGCCCACGGTCACCTAGTGCTGTAGATGGAAATTAAGCCCAATTCTGTTTGGTCACCCTGCTTCCCTGCAAGGTAGCAAGAGGTTAACACTGCCTTTGTAGAAAAAGACTAAATTGGATCTTTCTTGAAGTCCCCCTTTAACAGATCCTTTAACCCTTTCAAACACAGTATCTCACTCAAGCCCTAGGTAATTAAGGAAGCAGTCGTATTTGCCAGAAAGTGATTCATCAAAAGCCAATTCATGAAATGACCAATTTGCTGAAAGATCAATTTGCAAAATCTTCATGAATATattcagtgaatttttttaatgtatcttttgaGTGTACTTTACAGAGTTGTCTTAAAATTGTAGGCTTCTTAGcatcattttaagaaatattcagGTTGGTGAATGCTATTTTGAAGGACTGATTCACAAGAAGAATGTTCCTCAAAACAATTTTTTGGCAAACatggaaatttggaaaattgtggttattcaactttttttttttttttcctttaaagtcagTTGGGTTTCAGCTTCTGGCAAACTAGCTTTAAACAAATTACCTTTACTTGAACTGAAATGCATTAAATAGAgaattttatattaaagtttcTCACCCCACAGACTAAattcattttatgtaaatatcAATACACAGTTCTAGGCTACATTTGTAACTTACCTAAAAACATCATCAATGTTGTTCTGGCAAAAGCAGTCATAGCCATTCCTACCATGGTGGTAAAAATTCCAATGAAGGCCATGTGAATATCTTCCATACAATAAGAAAAAAGCCATATTCCTAGGAAACTGCTGAAAAAAGAGACACTTCCCAAAGCTGACCCATAACCTATTAAAACTTCATCCCAGCAGAGTGGTGAATCCAATTCATAAAGGATAAAAATGGGGGAAATGCCAATCGTCACGAAAAAATAAGTGATCATTGTAAAAAGCAACAAACAGAGCAGAGATCGTTGCTcaccagaattatttttaaaaagcatgtaagTTCggttaaataagtttttaaagcCTTCAGTCCATGATATAGAAACATTCTGAGATGAAGGCTCTTTCATCGAATCctcaagaaagaataaaatataaatcaagttaACAGTAAGAGCCATAGTAGCGATTAAAAAGGACCACACAAAACCTAGTTCTCTAATAAAATAGCCAGAAGACAATCCTGTTAATCCAGTGACAATTCCAAGCAGGAAGTCAATGATAGCTATTCgaattgttctttgtttcttttctttacattGATCAACTATGTAGGCAAAAGAGGCTCCCAGAAGTGTGGTGTAATTGCCACAAAGTGCACCCAAAAAGGTAGATGCAATCAGAAGCTGGATTGGAAAGGCAAAATAGGAAAGCAAACAGAGCCAAGCACTGTTTGCAAGAGCACCGACAGAAGACAAAATCAAAGGGAATTTTCGTCCTCCGTGGTCACTATGAGACAGAAGCATGAACGTAGACACGAGACCAGGAATTAACCCACTTATGTCCATCTGCAGATTAAAAAGAGACACTTTTTTCTGAACTTCctgcaaagaa
It encodes:
- the SLC46A3 gene encoding lysosomal proton-coupled steroid conjugate and bile acid symporter SLC46A3 isoform X2; the encoded protein is MKIPFVEPAICLSVFAMTLTAPLTTQYVYRRIWEETGNYSIAPDSNVSECAKNKSSPIFAFQEEVQKKVSLFNLQMDISGLIPGLVSTFMLLSHSDHGGRKFPLILSSVGALANSAWLCLLSYFAFPIQLLIASTFLGALCGNYTTLLGASFAYIVDQCKEKKQRTIRIAIIDFLLGIVTGLTGLSSGYFIRELGFVWSFLIATMALTVNLIYILFFLEDSMKEPSSQNVSISWTEGFKNLFNRTYMLFKNNSGEQRSLLCLLLFTMITYFFVTIGISPIFILYELDSPLCWDEVLIGYGSALGSVSFFSSFLGIWLFSYCMEDIHMAFIGIFTTMVGMAMTAFARTTLMMFLGTMFACLAFLETLGGITAVSTFNGIYSATVAWYKGFVFLLSAVLLLIPAISLCAVKCISRNAGSYVLLTQEESREDTSDR
- the SLC46A3 gene encoding lysosomal proton-coupled steroid conjugate and bile acid symporter SLC46A3 isoform X1, translating into MKIPFVEPAICLSVFAMTLTAPLTTQYVYRRIWEETGNYSIAPDSNVSECAKNKSSPIFAFQEEVQKKVSLFNLQMDISGLIPGLVSTFMLLSHSDHGGRKFPLILSSVGALANSAWLCLLSYFAFPIQLLIASTFLGALCGNYTTLLGASFAYIVDQCKEKKQRTIRIAIIDFLLGIVTGLTGLSSGYFIRELGFVWSFLIATMALTVNLIYILFFLEDSMKEPSSQNVSISWTEGFKNLFNRTYMLFKNNSGEQRSLLCLLLFTMITYFFVTIGISPIFILYELDSPLCWDEVLIGYGSALGSVSFFSSFLGIWLFSYCMEDIHMAFIGIFTTMVGMAMTAFARTTLMMFLVRLPFLFTVVPLSVLRSMISKVVRSTEQGTMFACLAFLETLGGITAVSTFNGIYSATVAWYKGFVFLLSAVLLLIPAISLCAVKCISRNAGSYVLLTQEESREDTSDR